The genome window TTTTGTCCCCGATCACCTTTCTCGGGGTGCTGGCGTCGACCGAAAAGTGAAGCTTGAGGCGTTTTGCTGAAGCGAGGGGACGGATGACCTCGAGGGCCTGGTGCAAGCACAGCTCGATATCGAAGGTCTCCTCCTCGAGAGCGACGCCGCCGGCCTCCAGCTTTGAGAAGCTGAGGATTTCGTCGATGATGGTGAGAAGGGAGTCGCCGCTCTCGCTGATCGTTTTCAGGAAGGCTCTTTGGTTTTCGTCCAGCTCGGTATCGGCCAGTAGGCTAGCCATGCCGAGAACGCCGTTCATGGGAGTGCGGATCTCGTGGCTCATGGCTGCCAGGAACTGGCTTTTCGACTTGCTGGCCTCCTCTGCCCTGAGTCGGGCTTGTTCTAGTTCTCGTTCCGTTTTCTTGCGTTCGGTGACATTGAGCATGCTACCGAGAATTTTGCTGGGGGCGCCGTCTGCGGAGTAGGTGACTTTTCCTCGGAGAAGGATCCAGACCCATTGCCCTTTGACGTCGCGGATGCGGCCTTCGAATTGCAGCGTGCTGGCTCGGTCGGATCGAATGGCTTCGATTGCTTGGTCGAGCGCAGGCTTGTCCTCGGCATGCAAGTCGCGGCCGAGATTGGCGAGGGTTTGCAGCTCCTCGCGTTGCGGGCGACCCAGAATCCATTGCCAGCGGGGAGACGTCCAGATTTCGTCCTTTGCGATATCGATTTCCCATACGCCCTCTTCGCTGGACTCCATGGCGTTGACCCAGCGGTTGGCGATGCCGTGGAGTTTGTTCTGGTCTTCGGTTTGCTCCTGAACCTTGTCGAAGCCGATGGCGCAGCGAACTCCGTTGATTTCCGTGAAGGTGAGATGGTACTCGATCATCACGGTGGAATCGTCCTTGCGGCGATGAAGCGACATGCCCCGAATGCTTTCGCCTTGGTTGGGCGTGTTGAACCAATCGCGATCTACGGTTGGGGTCCAAGGGACGGCATGTATCAAGTCCATGGATTGCCCGACCAACTCGTCCCGGGTGTAGCCGTGGGTTTCGCAAACGGCGGGGTTGCAGTCTCCGATGAGAATGGGGTGTTTGTCGTCGGGACCCGGAACGATGATGATGATCCCAAGCGGGGAGTTTTGCCAGAGTTCCTTGAGCAGTGGAACCTGGGCCGCGGAATCTTTCAAGAAATCGGGGGATTTGGGGTGATTTCCCGGTGGGTGGGGTGAAAGCAGCATATTCTTGATCGCGTATTTCCACGTAGTTTCGGGTAAATACGCCAGAAAGGCAAACTGCTAAGGGCCTTAGTTCAGCTTAAAATTGGGGCATTGGCTGAGGAAGGAGCTGGGGGTCTTGAAGAAAACCTGGTCAATCGTTTCGTCGTCGTAGCCGCGTCGCCTCATTTCCATGGCGGCATAGGGGACGGCGAGGGGGACGGAGACGCCCCAGTCGCAGGCGGAGTTCATCCAAAGGCGATCCGCTCCGTAGGTTTCGATCATGTCGATGGCCCGCGGAGAAGTGGCTTTCGACTCGGGATAAAGCGTGATGCCGCCCCACATGCCGGCGTCCATGACGTACTTTGCGGTGTGTTCCTCCACGTGGTCGATGAGGACGCGGGAGGGATCGATGCGGGAGTCGGACTTGATGAGGTCGACGATCAACTTCGTGCCCTTGAGCTTGTCCTCGAGATGGGGCGTGTGGACGAGGATGAGCTGTTGGTGTTTGGCGGCGAGGTCGACATGCCGTTCCAAGATTGTCATCTCGTTGCGGCTGTTCTTGTTGAGTCCGATTTCGCCGATGCCGAGGACGTTTGGCTTGTCGAGGAATTCGGGGATGAGGTCGAGGACTTCGTTGGCGAGGACAAGGTC of Pelagicoccus enzymogenes contains these proteins:
- a CDS encoding TatD family hydrolase; the encoded protein is MVSRTTDDYVAMVTAGCKAVCEPAFWAGFDRSSSRGFYDYFRQLTEYEPARAAKFHLPHFCWLCINPKESEDLVLANEVLDLIPEFLDKPNVLGIGEIGLNKNSRNEMTILERHVDLAAKHQQLILVHTPHLEDKLKGTKLIVDLIKSDSRIDPSRVLIDHVEEHTAKYVMDAGMWGGITLYPESKATSPRAIDMIETYGADRLWMNSACDWGVSVPLAVPYAAMEMRRRGYDDETIDQVFFKTPSSFLSQCPNFKLN